The Acidobacteriota bacterium nucleotide sequence GGCCCTCGATGTGGGTCTTGGTGATCTTCTTGCCTTCACCGATCGAGACGTCGCCGGCCTTGACGTCCTTGCGCGAGCGCTGGCCGACCAGGCCCTCGCCGACCGACCAGTAGAGGGCGTTGTCGCGCAGGTTGAGGCGATCGACCTGGTGGAAGGTGCGGATGATCTCGTCGGCGCCACGCAGCCCGAGGGCGCGCAGGAACACCGAGGCGAGGAACTTGCGCTTGCGGTCGATGCGGACGTAGAGCAGGTTCTTGGTGTCGTACTCGAACTCGACCCACGAACCGCGATACGGGATGATCTGCGCGACGTACAGGTTCTTGTCTTCCGAGTGGAAGAACGCGCCCGGCGAGCGGTGCAGCTGCGAGACGATCACGCGCTCGGTGCCGTTGATGATGAAGGTGCCGTTGTCGGTCATCAGCGGGATGTCGCCGAAATAGACCTCCTGCTCCTTGATGTCGCGGATGGTCTTGACGCCGGTCTCGGGGTCCTTGTTCCAGACCACCAGCCGGATCGTCACCTTCAGCGGCACGGCGTAGGTCATGCCGCGCTCCTGGCACTCGTCGACGTCGTACTTGAGCTTGAGCGCGACCGCGTTGCCGCAGATGTCGCACATGTCACCCCGGGCGTGGTTGCCGGTGCCGCACTTCGGGCACAGGACATCCTTGTCGCCGTACGGGTCGCAAATCAGGGTGTGGCCGCAGCTCTTGCACGGCTTGCGCAGGTGGTGCAAGCCCTGCAGCTTGCCGCACTTGCACTCCCAGTTCCCGATCGAGTACTCGATGAACTCGAGCGACGAGTTCTCTCGGAAGTCGCTGATCGGAAACACGGACTTGAACACCGACTGCAGGCCCTGGTCCTCGCGCTCCGAGGGCAGACGGTTCATCTGCAAGAAGCGCTCGTAACTCTTCCGCTGAATCTCGATCAGGTTCGGAATCGGAACCGTGGTCTTGATCTTGGAAAAGTCCTTACGCTCGCGGTAGACGTTTTTCGGAAGGCTGTACATGCGTCGCTCGGGGTCCCGGGAGGTGAAAAAAAGTACGGCGGACACCAGGGGCGCACCCCTGGTGTCCGTCACCACGGTCGTAAACTGTCCGCGTCGGTCGAGGTGTTACTTGACTTCGACCTTCGCGCCGGCGTCCTCGAACTTCTTCTTGATGGCGGCCGCCTCTTCCTTGGTCACGCCTTCCTTGATCGGCTTGGGCGCGCCCTCGACGAGGTCCTTGGCTTCCTTGAGGCCGAGGCTGGTGACTTCGCGAACGGTCTTGATCACGTTGATCTTGTTGCCGCCCACGTCGGTCAGGGTCACCGTGAATTCGGTCTGCTCTTCCGC carries:
- the rplL gene encoding 50S ribosomal protein L7/L12 is translated as MADVNQQQVIEYIKGISVMELSQLVKALETELGVSAAAAMPMAMPMGGGGAAGGGAAAAEEQTEFTVTLTDVGGNKINVIKTVREVTSLGLKEAKDLVEGAPKPIKEGVTKEEAAAIKKKFEDAGAKVEVK